From a region of the Clupea harengus chromosome 9, Ch_v2.0.2, whole genome shotgun sequence genome:
- the LOC105891131 gene encoding chordin: METVGGTLVLCWVMMSCAWMPVGLCSRLKSPALPIQSEREPVPSKGLSGCSFGGRFYSLEDTWHPDLGEPFGIMHCVKCYCEPQRSKRKVFGKVSCRNIKQDCPEAKCVEPVLQPGHCCKTCPDGDSDRQPLESLFDGYEYLQEKEGGDLHKSYNDRSYLSAEASSPTDTRTGSLSLSS; this comes from the exons ATGGAGACCGTCGGCGGCACTCTCGTGCTGTGCTGGGTGATGATGAGCTGCGCGTGGATGCCGGTGGGTTTATGCTCGCGCCTGAAGTCTCCTGCGCTTCCTATACAATCGGAGCGCGAGCCGGTTCCTTCGAAAGGACTGTCGG gctgCTCGTTCGGCGGACGATTCTACTCTCTGGAGGACACATGGCACCCAGACCTGGGGGAGCCCTTTGGAATCATGCACTGTGTGAAGTGCTACTGCGAGCCg CAAAGGAGTAAGAGGAAGGTGTTTGGGAAGGTGAGCTGCAGGAACATCAAGCAGGACTGTCCTGAAGCCAAGTGTGTGGAGCCAGTGCTGCAGCCTGGACACTGCTGCAAGACCTGCCCcgatg gggactcagacagacagccccTGGAGTCTCTGTTTGATGGCTATGAGTATCTtcaggagaaggagggaggcgACCTGCACAAGTCCTACAACGACCGCTCCTACCTCAGCGCCGAGGCCTCCAGCCCCACAGACACCCgcacag GTAGCTTGTCTCTGAGCTCGTAG